In Pseudoalteromonas carrageenovora IAM 12662, the following proteins share a genomic window:
- a CDS encoding ABC-F family ATPase has protein sequence MISTANITMQFGAKPLFENISAKFGEGNRYGLIGANGCGKSTFMKILSGELEPSSGNVSTDPNERVAKLNQDQFAYEEYSVIDTVIMGHKELWDIKQERDRIYSLPEMSEEDGMKVADLETEFAEMDGYSAESKAGELLLGVGIATEQHYGPMSEIAPGFKLRVLLAQVLFSDPDIMLLDEPTNNLDIYTIKWLEDVLNQRDCTMIIISHDRHFLNSVCTHMADIDYGELRIYPGNYDEYMFAATQARERLLSENAKKKSQIAELQQFVSRFSANASKAKQATSRAKRIDKIQLDEVKASSRQTPFIRFEQEKQLFRNALEMTSLSQGFEDNTLFSGLEGLVEVGERIAIIGENGVGKTTLLNTLSGRLAPKGGEYKWSENANIGYYAQDHADEFATDMNLFEWMEQWQQEGDDEQVVRSFLGRMLFSQNDIKKSVKVISGGEQGRMLFGKIMMHKPNILLMDEPTNHMDMESIEALNLALEAYEGTLLFVSHDRQFVSSVATRIWEVKDGKIIDFRGNYAEYLASKEA, from the coding sequence ATTATTAGTACAGCTAACATCACCATGCAATTTGGTGCTAAACCGTTATTTGAAAATATCTCAGCAAAATTTGGCGAAGGTAACCGTTATGGTTTAATTGGCGCAAATGGTTGTGGTAAATCAACATTTATGAAAATACTCAGTGGTGAACTTGAGCCATCTTCGGGTAACGTAAGCACTGATCCAAATGAGCGTGTTGCTAAACTAAACCAAGACCAGTTTGCTTACGAAGAATACTCTGTAATCGATACTGTGATCATGGGTCACAAAGAGTTATGGGATATTAAACAAGAGCGCGATCGTATTTATTCATTACCAGAAATGAGTGAAGAGGATGGTATGAAGGTCGCTGACCTTGAAACTGAATTTGCTGAAATGGACGGTTACTCTGCTGAGTCTAAAGCGGGTGAGCTTTTATTAGGTGTTGGTATTGCTACTGAGCAGCATTATGGCCCAATGTCTGAAATTGCACCAGGCTTTAAACTACGTGTGTTACTGGCACAGGTGCTGTTTTCTGATCCAGATATCATGCTACTTGATGAGCCGACCAATAACTTGGATATTTATACTATCAAGTGGTTAGAAGATGTTCTTAATCAGCGCGACTGTACTATGATCATCATCTCGCATGACCGTCACTTTTTAAACTCAGTGTGTACGCATATGGCCGATATAGATTACGGTGAACTGCGTATTTACCCAGGTAACTACGACGAATACATGTTTGCAGCAACGCAAGCACGTGAGCGCCTATTGAGTGAAAATGCCAAAAAGAAAAGCCAAATTGCAGAGCTTCAGCAGTTTGTATCGCGTTTCTCGGCTAACGCGTCTAAAGCTAAGCAAGCAACATCGCGTGCTAAGCGTATCGACAAAATTCAGTTAGATGAAGTAAAAGCATCTTCTCGTCAAACACCGTTTATTCGTTTTGAACAAGAAAAGCAGTTATTCCGTAACGCGCTAGAAATGACAAGCCTTAGCCAAGGTTTTGAAGACAACACGTTATTCTCAGGCCTTGAAGGTTTAGTGGAAGTAGGTGAGCGCATTGCCATAATTGGTGAAAACGGCGTAGGTAAAACAACCTTACTTAATACTCTTTCAGGACGCTTAGCACCTAAAGGTGGTGAGTATAAGTGGTCTGAAAACGCTAACATTGGATACTACGCACAAGATCATGCTGACGAATTTGCAACCGACATGAATCTGTTTGAGTGGATGGAGCAATGGCAGCAAGAAGGCGACGACGAGCAAGTTGTTCGTAGTTTCTTAGGACGTATGTTGTTTTCACAAAACGATATTAAAAAGTCAGTTAAAGTAATATCAGGTGGTGAGCAAGGCCGTATGTTGTTTGGTAAAATTATGATGCATAAACCAAACATATTATTAATGGATGAGCCAACTAACCACATGGATATGGAATCTATCGAGGCGCTTAACTTAGCCCTTGAAGCTTACGAAGGTACGTTATTGTTTGTATCTCACGATCGTCAATTTGTATCATCGGTAGCGACCCGTATATGGGAAGTTAAAGATGGTAAAATTATTGACTTTAGAGGCAATTACGCAGAATACCTAGCGAGTAAAGAAGCGTAA